Within Leucoraja erinacea ecotype New England chromosome 43, Leri_hhj_1, whole genome shotgun sequence, the genomic segment gttttcacacttctgtacctcttgcccgatgggagaggggagaagagggagtggccggggtgcgactggtccttgatgatgctgctggccttgccgaggcagcgtgaggtgtagatggagtcaatggaagggaggctggtttgtgtatgtgatggtctgggctgacaatagacaatagacaataggtgcaggagtcggccattcggcccttcgagccaacaccgccattcaatgtgatcacggctgatcatccccaatcagtaccccgttcctgcctctccccatatcccctgactccgctatctttaagagccctatctagctctctcttgaaagcatccagagaaccggcctccaccgccctctgaggcagagaattccacagactcacaactctgtgtgtgaaaaagcgtttccttgtctccgttataaatggtttaccccttattcttaaactgtggcccctggttctggactcccccaacatcgggaacatgtttcccgcctctagcgtgtccaaacccttaataatcttatatgtttcaataagatcgcctctcatccttctaacaataagatatcctctcatccttctaacaataagatcacctctcatccttctaacaataagatgccctctcatccttctaacagtaagataccctctcatccttctaacaataagatctcctctcatccttctaacaataagatcgcctctcatccttctaacaataagatcccctctcatccttctaacaataagatcacctctcatccttctaacaataagatgccctctcatccttctaacaataagatgccctctcatccttctaacaataagataccctctcatccttctaacaataagatcacctctcatccttctaacaataagatgccctctcatccttctaacaataagattccctctcatccttctaacaataagatcgcctctcatccttctaacaataagatcccctctcatccttctaacaataagatcccctctcatccttctaacaataagatgccctctcatccttctaacaataagattccctctcatccttctaacaataagatcgcctctcatccttctaacaataagatcccctctcatccttcgaacaataagatcgcctctcatccttctaaactccagagtgtataagcccagctgctccattctctcagcatttgacaatcccgccatcccgggaattaacttagtAAACCTACgcagtactccctcaatagcaagaatgtccacaattctctgcgatttcttgcggacTTGGTTGGAGCTCCTCCCAAACCAAGGTGTGATACGTCTCGCCCACGGCcacctacgctccaaagaaattAGCCCcagccagcccaacctctccctgtaactcaagtccCAGGTGAATTGTGccagcaccctttccaaagtaCCGACTAATGTCACACTGAGATATGTCCACGTCTGTTAGTTGTTCCTCACCTTTCAGTGCTGGTGTCCACTAGTCGTTCTATCCAGACCACGTTCAGCTTGTAGCTCTTCGCTTCTGAACCCTGGCAGAAAGAAAAGTtcgggcggtcatggtggcacagcgatagaatttttttgggggggttttttaaatttattaaaaatttattttttaaataaatttattagaagcaattgtacaagaataaatcaATCGGCATGAGAGAGAGTTCTACAATTTTCGTGcagcattttttaacattttataaattaacataaaaaaagagaaaaaaggaaagaacgaagaaaaagatgaaaaatgcaaaagggagagagagagaaaagacccctgaactaccaaagaagtgcgaggaaaaaaaagagaaaatggaGATATGCCCCATTGTCCTTCgcccccaccccactcacccaccacagttttaaatttgtgttcaaccattctgttgttgaagaaattcagtgaaaggagaccatgcgcgcagcggtagagtcgccgccttacagcgaatgccgcgccggggacccgggttccatcccgactacaggtgctgtctgtacggagtttgtacgctcccccccattgacctgcatgggttttctccgggtgctccggtttcctcccacactccaaagacgtgcaggtttgtagcttaattggcttgggtataaaaatgtaaaaattgtcccgagtgggtgtaggatggtgttagcgtgcggggatcgctggtcggcacggagccggtgggccgaagggcctgtttccgcactgtatctctaaactaaactaaagagaggtAATAGCAGGAGAGATATCTGAGGCCGAGAAAGGGTTGGAGTTCTTTACCGGTGTAAGTACCTTCTTGCCAACAGGTGTACACACCTGTGCAACTTCCCCGAGGTAAACCTTGCCTCAACCCATCCGTTCCAGAACCTCACGTCCACTCATAGAGTCTCAGAGAGTCATGAAGCACGGAAAGTGAGGAgtaagttctttagtcagagggtggtgaatctgtgggattcattgctagagacggctgtggaggccaagtcgttggAAGTTTGACAGTTggaccgactacgggtgctgtctgtacggagtttgcacgttctccccgtgaccggcatgggttttctccgagattttcggtgtcctcccacactccaaagacgtgcagttttgtaggttaattgtcctggtgtaaatgtaaaaattgtcccatgtgtgtgtcggttagtgttactgtgcgggtatcgctggtcggcacggactcggtgggccgaagggcctgttttcgtgcagaatctctaaattaaactagactaaaattGAATAAAACCATTGGCCACCATTGAgtgatctatggagagaaggaatgggtgacatttcgggtcaacccgaaacgtcacctatccatgttctccacagatgctgcctgacccgctgagttactccagcactctatgaaacgtcacctatccgtgttctccacagatgctgcctgacccgctgagttactccagcactctgtgaaacgtcacctatccatgttctccacagatgctgcctggcctgttgagttttttgtgtccatctccggtttgaaccagcatccgcagttccttcgtacacattgagcaaggtttacatagaaacatagaaacatagaaattaggtgcaggagtaggccattcggcccttcgagcctgcaccgccattcaatatgatcatggctgatcatccaactcagtatcccgtacctgccttctctccataccccctgatccccttagccacaagggccacatctaactccctcttaaatatagccaatgaactggcctcaactgccctctgtggcagagacttccacagattcaccactctctgtgtgaaaaaagttcttctcatctcggttttaaaggatttcccctttatccttaagctgtgaccccttgtcctggacttccctaacatcgggaacaatcttcctgcatctagcctgtccaaccccttaagaattttgtaagtttctataagatcccctctcaatcttctaaattctagagagtataaaccaagtctatccagtcttacctGGACGATCACCAGGCTGTCTTCGAACAGCAGGAGTCTTGAGTCACCGCAGGTCGCTGGCAAGTTGTTGCTATCCTCCCACAGCCGGCGGCCCGGTAGAAACAAGATGTCCTGGAGAGAGAAGAAATAAGTTTCAAACGGACACAGGAGCGGCGTTATCTTGCAGTGATACGTCAGTCTTAGTGTCACGCAAcgtgggaataggcccttcaccccaacttgaaatagaaacgtagacaataggcgcaggagtaggccatccggcccttcgagctagcaccgccattcaatgtgatcatggctgatcatccagaatcagtaccccgttccttctttctccccatatcccttgattccgttagccctaagagctaaatctaacactctcttgaaaacatacagtgaatttgcctccattgccttctgaggcagagaattccacggattcacaacacactgtgtggaaaagttttttctcgtctcagtcctaaatggcctaccccttattcttaaactgtgtgacccatggttctggactcccctaacatcgggaacatgtttcctgcctctagcgtgtccaatcccttatgacttttatatgtttctgtaagatcccctctcaaccttctaaattccagcgaatacaagcccagtcgacccattctttcatcagatgtcagtcccgccatcccgggaattaacctggtgaaccgactctgaaccccctcaatagcaatcactttcaaaatggaaacaggagCAGGGTTATGTTGCAGGGATACATCAGCAATAGAGTGTAGAAAGAAGCCTTTCGCCCCAACTTGAAATTGGGTTCAAATGGAAAACATTACTCGTAATATCTTGCAGTGGTgcattaggaaacatttagaaccctaacatcatagagtcataaaggtttccctctcccctgactctcagtctgaagggtctcgactcgaaatgtcacctcttcctatTCGATAAAGTtgttgcatgacccgctgagttactgcagcattttgtgcatatttccagtgtggaaacaggccattcggcccaacttgcccaggccgaccaacatgccccatctacactatcatCTCCAGATGAAACCTAATCTAAGGTTAGTTAAGGATCTAAGGCATTATACTTGCCTTAATTACATTAATTTTGCCATTTtcaaatagagctcttaaagatagtggagttagatagagctcttgaaaatagcagagtcaggggatatggggagaaggcaggaacagagtattgattgtggatgatcagccatgatcacagtgaatggttatgctggctcgaagggccgaatggcctactcctgcacctgttgtctattctgCAGGTACCATTTCACCATTTAAGAAAGTAAGTaagttatttatatagcacgttttaagtcaactcgcattgacaccaaagtgctttacataaattaaataataagttccattacaaaccatagaaaaaggttaacaaaaaagaataaaatggacacaacacattatagagttcaacacaaacgtccccccacagcagaatcaaaacatttccactgtggggaaaggcaccagaaagttaagtcctcttcctctgtgaaacacccgaggtcggggcccatttgtggccgtgcagccagtccgatgattttcagggccctcttgccgtgaagatggaacatcggcgtcgggtgaaacattcctcagcggcttggaaaagtctggagcggctgcctcctccccggagaccggagaccggggcactcgtagacctcaggccgcgccggttggagctctgaccccggcgaactcgatccctggctccgcggcgctccaaatccagcgccgcccgcggccggacgcccgcagccccagctccgcgatgttgggagtcggcagccaaagcgctccggagcttaccacacggcgacccggtaaggcatcgcccgctccgtgttggtatcccagcgctgcgcccagcgctgcgccaccgccgctgaagctgtagtcccggccggtcccgacaggaaacgccgctccactctcgatggtaggccgcgaggacggggcaaagaagcagcttggagggatgctgcctctccgactagGTAgaggactaagaaataaagtttcccccttccccacccccaccacccacgtAGAaaacctccactaacattttttaacacgacttaaaataaaatttaatttaaaaaaaggtgtgcagacggactgcgggcaggctgccatacacagacggcgcccactcccgcacatccgccatcttaccaacagctagacaggtacatggataggacaggtttgacattggacaatagacaataggtgcaggagtaggccattcagcccttcaagccagcccgccatagctgatcatccccaatcagtaccccgttcctgccttctccccatatcccctggttccgctctctttaagagctctatctagctctctcttgaaagcatccagagaaccggcctccaccgccctctgaggcagagaattccacagactcaccaaatctctgtgagaaaatgtgtttcctcatctccgttctaaatagcttaccccttattcttaaactgtggaccctggttctggactcccccaacatcaggaacatgttacctgcctctagcgtgtccaaaccctttaacaatcttatatgtttcgataagatatcctctcatccttctaaactccagagtgtacaagcccagccgctccattctcccagcatatgacagtcccgccttcccagcaattaaccttgtaaacctatgctgcactccctcaatagcaagaatgtccttcctcaaattaggggaccaaaactgcacacaatactccaggtgtggtctcactagggccctgtacaactgcagaaggacctctttgctcctatactcgactcctcgtgttataaaggccaacaaggcaatcgctttcttcactgcctgctgtacctgcatgcttactttcatagactgatgaacaaggacccccacatcccgttgtacttccccttttcccaacttgatgccatttacatagtaatctgccttcctgtttttgataccaaagtggataacctcacatttatccgcattaaacctcatctgccatgcatctgcccactcccccaacctgtccaagtcaccctgcattctcatagcatcctcctcacagttcacactgccacccagctttgtgtcatctgcaaatttgctaatgttactttgcatcccttcatccaaataattgatgtagaagttgggatgtaatgttaatattgtacaaggcattggtgagaccaattctggagtatggtgtacaattttggtcgcccaattataggaaggatgtcaacaaaatagagagagtacagaggagatttactagaattttgcctgggttttaacaactaagttacagagataggttgaataagttaggtctttattctctggagcgcataaggttaaggggggacttgatagaggtctttaaaatgatgagagggatagacagagttgacgtggataagcttttccctttgagaatagggaagattcaaacaagaggacatgacttgagaattaagggacagaagtttaggggtaacatgagggggaacttctttactcagagagtggtagcggtctaCCAAcctcttctctatccatgtcagcactctacccccaataccatgtgccctaattttgcccactaatctcctatgtgggaccttatcaaatgctttctgaaagtccagttacactacatccactggctctcccttgtccattttcctagttacatcctcaaacaattccataaggttagtcaagcatgatttccccctcgtaaatccatgctgactcgggccgatcctgttactgctatccaaatgtgcggctatttcatcttttataattgactccagcatcttccccaccaccgatgtcaggctaactggtctataattccgttttctctcccccgcctttcttaaaaagtgggataacattagctaccctccaatccacaggaactgatcctgaatctatagaacattggaaaattatcaccaatgcatccacgatttctagaggcacttccttaagtaccctgggatacagaccatcaggccctggggatttatcagccttcagtcccatcagtttactcaacaccatttcctgcctaatgtggatttccttcagttcctccatcaccccagatcctctggccaccagtagatcaggaagattgtttgtgtcctccttagtgaagacagatccaaagtacctgttcaactcgtctgccatttccttgttccccataataaattcacctttttcggtcctcaagggtccaactttggtcttaactgattttttcctcttcacatacctaaagaagcttttactatcctgctttatattcttggctagcttaccttccttcgtacctcatcttttcaccTCGTAAtgtatttttagttatcttctgttgctctttaaacgttacccaatcctcttgcttcccgctcatctttgctacgttgtactttttTAATACTGTCCCTGaggtcccttgtcagccacggccgcccctcactcccctcggaatctttcttcctcctaggaatgaactgaggAGGAACTGTACCTtctaggctgggagctgaacatccagggatattcaatatttaggcgggatagacagaaaggaaaaggaggtggggtagcgttgctggttagagaggagattaacgcaatagaaaggaaggacattagcttggaggatgtggaatcgatatgggtagagctgcaaaacactaaggggcagataACGCTAgttggagttgtgtacaggccacctaacagtagtagtggagatggggatggcatcaaacaggaaattagaaatgcgtgcaacaaaggtaaaacagttataatgggtgacttcaatctacatatagattgggtgaatcaaattggcaagggtgctgaggaagaggatttcttggaatgtatgcgggatagttttctaaaccaacatgtagaggaaccaacaagagagcagactattctagattgggtattgagtaatgaggaagggttagttagcagtcttgttgtgcgtggccccttgggcaagagtgaccataatatggttgagttcttcattaggatggagagtgacattgttacttcagaaacaagggtcctgaacttaaagaaaggtaactttgagggtatgagacatgaattgaccaagatagactggcgattgattcttaaaggattgacggtggatatgcaatggaaggcatttaaagactgcatggatgaactacaacaattgttcatcccagtttggcaaaagaataaatcagggaaggtagtgcatccatggataacaagggaaatcagggatagtgtcaaaacaaaagatgaagcatacatattagccagaaaaagc encodes:
- the LOC129714860 gene encoding uncharacterized protein LOC129714860; translation: MFPASSVSKPLIILYVSIRSPLILLTIRYPLILLTIRSPLILLTIRCPLILLTVRYPLILLTIRSPLILLTIRSPLILLTIRSPLILLTIRSPLILLTIRCPLILLTIRCPLILLTIRYPLILLTIRSPLILLTIRCPLILLTIRFPLILLTIRSPLILLTIRSPLILLTIRSPLILLTIRCPLILLTIRFPLILLTIRSPLILLTIRSPLILRTIRSPLILLNSRVYKPSCSILSAFDNPAIPGINLVNLRSTPSIARMSTILCDFLRTWLELLPNQGVIRLAHGHLRSKEISPSQPNLSL